The sequence below is a genomic window from Actinokineospora baliensis.
TGCAGCTGGGCGCCGCGATGCGCTACGACTTCCGGCTGGAACTGGTGCCGGTCGACTACTGCGCCAAGGCGATCGCGCACATCGCGCTCTCCGGCGCCGCCCCCGCCACCTACCACCTGCCCGGTGCGCGCACGGTCGACATGGACGAGGTGGTCGACCACATCATCGCGCTGGGCTACCCGCTGCGGACGCTGCCCTACCGGCGGTGGCGCGAGGAGCTGGTGGCGGCTGTGGAGGGCGGCGCGGACAACGAGCTCGCCCCGTACATCCCGCTGCTCGACCAGGACCGGCCCGCCGAGGAGATCGGCCTGGCGGGCAGCCGCCCGGTGTTCGACAACGCCCGGCTCGCCGCGGCACTGGCCGGGTCCGGGATCACCGCGCGGCCGGTCGACCGCGACCTGATGGACCTCTACCTGCGCTACTTCGTGGCGATCGGCTACCTGCCCGCGCCGCCGCGACCCGAGAACGGGAGTGACCGATGACCTCCGTGGTGCCCGATTTCCCGATGGCCCGCAGCCACCCGCTCGACCCGCCGCCGAAGTACCGGTCGCTGAGCCGGGACCAGCCGGTCGTCCAGGTCTCCACCCCGCGCGGCCTGGCGTGGCTGGTGACCCGGCACGAGGACTGCACCGCGGTCCTGACCAACCCGACGTTCAGCTCCGACCCGCGCACCCCCGGGTTCCCCAGCTACATGGCGGGCGACGTGCCACCGCCGCCCGGGTTCTTCCTGCAGCTCGACCCGCCGGACCAGTCCCGGCTGCGCCGCCTGGTCACCCGGGAGTTCCTGGTGGGCAGGATGGAGGCGCTGCGGCCCAGGATGCGCGAGGTCCTCGACGAGCTCATCGACGCGATGCTCGCCCGCGGCAGCACCGCGGAACTGGTCGCCGACCTGGCCTACCCGATGGCGGCCACGATGATCTGCGAGCTGCTCGACGTGCCGACCGCCGACCAGGAGATCTTCGTCGGCCTCACCGACACCATCCTGGACCGCTCCACCAGCCCCGAGGAGACCACCCGGGCCGCCGAGGAGCTGATGGCCTACTTCGACCGGATGGTCACCGAGAAGAAGTCGGACCCCAAGGACGACCTGTTCGGCAGGCTCGTGCGCCACGAACTCGACGGGCTGATCAGCCACGAGGAACTGGTCGGGCTCGCGGCGCTGCTGCTGCTGTCGGGCTACGACACCATGGCCCAGATGATCGGCCTCGGCGTGCTGACCCTGCTCGAGCACCCGGAGCAGCTGGCCGAGCTGCGCGCCGACCCCGACCTGATGCCCGCCGCGGTCGAGGAGATGATGCGCTACCTGTCGATCAACCACGCCGGGCTGCCCAGGGCCGCCACCGTGGACGTGGTCGTCGGCGGCCAGGAGATCAAGGCGGGCGAGGGTGTGCTGGTCATGCTCAACGCCGC
It includes:
- a CDS encoding cytochrome P450 produces the protein MTSVVPDFPMARSHPLDPPPKYRSLSRDQPVVQVSTPRGLAWLVTRHEDCTAVLTNPTFSSDPRTPGFPSYMAGDVPPPPGFFLQLDPPDQSRLRRLVTREFLVGRMEALRPRMREVLDELIDAMLARGSTAELVADLAYPMAATMICELLDVPTADQEIFVGLTDTILDRSTSPEETTRAAEELMAYFDRMVTEKKSDPKDDLFGRLVRHELDGLISHEELVGLAALLLLSGYDTMAQMIGLGVLTLLEHPEQLAELRADPDLMPAAVEEMMRYLSINHAGLPRAATVDVVVGGQEIKAGEGVLVMLNAANRDAAVFADPDVFDIHRPSVNRHIGFGHGFHKCIGLTLARVELTTVFTGLFDRIPGLRVPTAIDELPFRHDMVLYGVRELPVEW